aaatataatgtatagtattctttttttaacatgcaaaacaacaacaagacaaTAATCAGACTGCAAGTGCATCATTTTAGAAACACACCAAAAATGTTGAAGCTggaagtgttgttgttgtgatcgcacatcttgtgtgtgtgtgcgcttgctGATTGAGCTTTGCAGCATCTGGCCTGCTGCCCTGTTCACCTCTAGTTACAAGTGCTGCAATCTGTGATGAAACATGAGTGCGTTGGAGTGATCGGTGTCAGGGAAAGACGATCAGGTCAGTAGCCCGGGATGACTCGAATACTTTCCACCGTCATATTAGGGGTTCGCTCTGCCCAAtttagagctgctgctgttggagtGAGGGCAGGAAGCAAGTCGAGCAGAAGAGATGAGTTTATTGCTGCAAGTCTGACAGCAGGATTAATTGAGCCTGAATTAACACATTAATAGAGATAACTATGTCTGACATGCAGGCCTCCCAAAGGAAACCATCCAGCAACAAGAATATTAAGCGGCTTCGCGCTATTAGCAGAGTGTGCGGCCTGACGAGCAGCTGGCAGCAGTGGGTGACGGAGAATGAAACAAAGCAGGCCAGCGAACCCAGTGGGTGGGCTCCACCCTCTGCAGGAGGACCAACAGAGGAGCACAAATGGAGCAAATGGGTCCCTAAGAAGCCTCATCCAGTCAAACCCCAGCCGACAGAAGCTTCTGAAACTCAACCAGACgctcaaacagcagcacagcccAAGACAGACGAGCCACCGGTGGTGGCCCCCATCAGGACAAAGCAGGTGGTGAAGACAGTGACCAGTGGCGTCCAGGAGAAAGGTGCAGGGATCGGGCTCCTGACCGAAAAGATGAAGAAGGACTCTCTGCCGTCAGACGAAGAGATCGACAGGCTGCTAAAGAAGAAAAGCTCCCCGACGCGGCGCAGGAAGTGCTCCAACATGGTGTCATCGCTCACCAAAAGCTGGAAGCAGGTGGAGAATGAGCGGAAGACTGTGAAAGAGGGTGGAGGACCAGGAGAGGGACATAAAGAGGACACAAGGCGTGAGGAGACGGAGAGCCTGGACACAGAGGatgctcaaacacacaaaacgaCTTTAACAAAGGTagcagaggaaaatgaaggagACTCTGTGAGGATAAGAAGACCTGCAGCCCCAGTGTGAGTATCACACCCACATGATTATGTCACAGATAAAGATATGAAGTGTTCCAGGAAGTCTTTCACCAAAGTCTGTGCTCGTGCTCAGGGTTTTGATAAGCATTCTTCAGTAGTCTTTTTTGGGACTGACCAGTACAACCAGATTTTTTGGTTTTCTCTCCATTGGTGCACTCAGTGTAGGAATGACCATAAAAAGTTTAATATGTGGATGTCATCAGCATAATATCAGCGAGCTGTGGGTGTGTatacataaaacatacattAAACATGTCCCCCTAACCACCGTCTTCCTCTCAGGTacaaaaaagaagcagaggacGCCAACAAGATCAATGCCTTTTCCAAGAACTACAGCGCTGTCGGGAACCTCAAGAGCCGCTGGCAGAACTGGGCCTCTGAGCACACAGTCAACCAGAAACTGAACCCCTTCAGTGAATACTTCGACTACGACTACTCGATGTCCCTCCGACTGCAGAAAGGCCAGGACGGCTACGGTCGCCCCAAAGAGGGCACTAAGACCGCAGAGAGGGCCAAACGCGCCGAGCAGCACATCCACCGCGAGATAGACGACATGTGCTATGTGATCAGGACTATGGTTGATCCGGATCCTGACGGGAAAACCCGCGTCACGTTCGGACAGCTGTTTGACAGATATGTTCGGATCTCCGATAAGGTGGTGGGGATCCTGATGAGGGCCAGGAAACATGGAAAGGTGGCGTTCGAAGGGGAGATGCTGTGGCAGGGCCAGGACGATGGAGTGATCATTACTCTGCTGGTGTGATATTAACACCTGGGTCAAAGTTGTGCTGGAAATCCTCTTACAGCTACTCAGCTGGCACACGGGAGCTCTCTAAATAACCTCAAGTCTTTATCGGAGATGACTGAGAGGGGATTTAGCCACAGTTTGACCTGGACAGATCATTATTGAAGGGACATGGAGACTACAAAGCTTTGTGGATTAACCAAAGAATCTTGCTGCTATTTATGTCGCCATGAAGATGTTTTCCGTCAGTGTTGTGGGTGTTTCAGCAGTAGCTGTCTGACACCAAGCTTTCATTCAGGAAGGATAGAGTTCCAGCTTGTGGCGACTTAGGTTTCCTTTCAAAGGATCTTCATAAATGTCTGTTTTGCACTTTCTTTATGGCTTATGTTAATGAGACACTTGAGTAGGTACTAATGTACCATATAACCTGCAGCTTTGCAGCGTGCTgtgtcctacacacacactggatttcATTACCTGAATACCTGCAGCTCAGCATTCAGTACACCGACCCAGGCACAATGCGGAGGAACAGAGCCGAGCGCAGCACCCCGCCTGTTAGACTGAGGCTGTTATCATTCATGCAGAAGGTGACTGTTAGAAAAGTTTCACAGTAACATCTATAGTGCAACAGACATGGCAGCTAATCTCTCATCTGTTCTGAACCCAGTCCAGGATATTAGCCATGTAGGCCCAGCCATAACATGCTGCTTTTATAtgaggttaaaataaatactgaTGGTCCACTGTGTATTCAAGTTTTTTTCTTGTCCATTTGTCAGTTGAACCATCAGTTATCATCTATTACAAGCTTctacctgctttgtcctgtgctgtactacagggtcatggAGGGGCTTAGAGCCTATCCCAGGGGCAgggtacatcctggacagatCGCGCGTGCACAGGAAGGCCTCAGCCAGATTCACCAGGCCACCCCTAGTTGTAACAGTTATCTGAAATGGGGCGGGCTGTGTGTGGTGACTTGCCGTTTGCGTCCTTCACAAAtgtccattttgttgttgtttctggtGGTTTGGTTGTTTTCTGGTTGTCACTCTTGGATAGACTAATATTTACTTTCTTTAGCCTCTAACAGTGAGAAGTATCTGAGATGTTTTATGACAGCTCAGGGTGTAAATTGCAGTAAAACTGCAGCTATTCTGACCCAGTTAATACTCTGCTCCCCTGTGGATCATACTATTCTCTGCTAACACATTTTAACTAGTTCTAATGTTGGATCTCACACCTTAATGGGGCAGTGATGTGTCTTGCTGAAAGGTTAAGTCACAGTATCAAGCATGAAGTGGGCACAGGTGTGTGCTAACTAACTGATCTCACAGgtcagatttttttaatgtgtctgtTGCTTGTAGGTTTCCTGTTTATCACACAGATCATAACATGCTGGTTTGATGTCATGAGCAATCTCGCACCACTGTCAATTGAAACTGGAACACCCTGACACCTTTTACCCAtgaatgtgtgttgtgtacgTGTGAAGGACCTGAGTACAAACAGTCAGTTAGTCAGTTTCTATTTCTGCATCTTCTTAATTTAATCCAAAAGTAGAGATGATGTCATAATGGAATCCTTCTTCATCATCTGATGGTGGGAAGCAGGTAAACTGGACGGCTGTCAGACCAGTTCATTCCTCCACAAGGGTATTTCCATGAGACTACAAAACACATGTCACTGTTAGCACTGCTGCTAACGACTGCCCGAATTCACTGATGGTTAGGAGTGgcagattaggattaagattaaaattAGGTTAAGAGTTAAAGGACAGATGAATCAGTTTTGTggctttattagtttgattgttgctaggcaatcaaactcttgttcttccccctctttctttcttattcttccgtacgttttttggcgcagcgtatcttcagcatacattgaccgatttcagccattcaactatcaaaatgttcatctcacagaggacattccgttTCAACTTTAACTAAGTTTTAttcaaaaaaattataatttttcaaatattaagcaattttggtgtcatttttaacatgggagtctatgagagagcccttcaacgagggtcatctgccaaatgtatctcctcctacaaatgtcaagctacagactccattttagtcttcaaacgctcattagatgctgctctatcaaacttgtattcagaattttctaattcctaATTTTTTtctgcacgccaggctctcaaagttggagtggtttttgaggtctcttctgctgttaccatggtgacaggctgatgcacagaggcatacaaagctctgaattgctctgattcttcagcaattcagagcaatccttcacatcagcgttcaaagcaatgcttcagctgcagcaatcaaacttgcattttcttcaggaaatgacTGTAGATTTGTCTATAAGGTCCATGACCTGTGGAGACGGACAGGCAACAAAGGCATTTTGGAGAGTGAAGCAACTTGCTTTTTCAAAATTTTCCTGCATCAGCAACAGACAGGTGAGCATGtatcatttttattcttttagtTGTGCCTTATGCAAACTACGTGAAGATACCCTGTCATCTTTGTCCTGTGCAGGATGCTCCTCGATGCAGTCTTTGCTCTGTGCTGTAGCTGTCTGTAAGTGTTCATACAAACTCAACTAACTCATGACAACATAAGACACGTTAAAGGCTTTAATGTGGCATCAGCCATCTTTTTCATAAGCTAATTAAGCCGTTCTTCCAGTCTGTGAACTGGTGGTGCAGTTACAGTGAATGTGAAAGCTTCAGCTGGCATTTGCTTGGCATTCCTTCTGTCTTCGCCTCCTCGTGCTTACCTAATAATATACCTTCTTTTCCCGATAAAGCAATAAAAAGATGATGTGAGAGCAGTTATTTCCTTGTGTTGTGTTCTCGACCAGGAAACAACACAGAGTGGGAATGACCGTAAGACATGCACAGGAATGCATGGTGGCGATATAAAAGTGCAGTAATGCAGCTGGAGACTCGACTCAGGGACGAGCAGCACACAGTGGAGCCTcatttcagcatcatttttagCATCAAGAACTCAGACAGGTGAGAACTTTGACTGTTTACAGCATGCTCTCTGTCAGATGTTAGCTGAGTGAAGgaacattattattgttttcagGATGCATCACGCCGTCTTCTTCGCAGCATTTGTGGCCTGTGCCTTTGCTGATTGTAAGTGTGTATAATTTATTCCTCACATCACATGTGAGCATAATTATCACATCATGCTGCATGTTTTGTCAGGTTTCCCTTGAATTAACCATGTGTTACTGGTGACCTCTCCTCTTTGCAGCCAAACCTCAGTTTTACTCCTTCTCCCCTTCTGTGGGATCCGGATACGGCACCTCATACAGCATCACAGGAGAGGGTCGAATCACAGGCATCCGCATATGGGAGGCCTACTACAACTTCATCTATGGGTGAGTGTGTTACACCGTCATCTCAGTGTGTACATCAGTCGTCTCATATCAGATGTAacattgtttttcctctttcttcagCATTCAGTTGCGTTACGGTGCAATCTGGTCGCCTGTTGTAGGCTCACAGTCCGGCGAGGTCATTGAGATGCAGCTGTTTGATGACGAGGCCATCGTCCAGATTTCTGGGAAGTACGCCCACTACATTCAGTCGCTGGTGTTTGTCACTAACACCGGCCGCTCCCTGCGTGCAGGCCAGGAAGCCGGCTACTCCTTCAACATGTACGCCACCCACAAAAAAGCTGAGCTGCGCTTCATCAGTGGAAGAGTCCAGGGGGCTCTGACTGCACTGGAGGCCCACTGGGCTGTGCTGGACTAGCAgcaaaccacacagacacaatgatGATTCTTATTAAGAAACTctgtttgtttgatttaaaaCCACAAATGTGATTTATTTGAATGCACTGTAAGAACGGTGTAAGACAGGTGTGTCCgtgtgtgatttattttcttGTAAGATGTCTTGTAAGATTTCTTCTGTTTTGAAAACATCAagattgaataaaaaaaacaatatttgcaCATTAAATCATCATCATTGAATCTTGATGATGCCAGATAAAccaggaaacacacactgtggagtAGCTGTGTGTGCCCGTATATTGCTGCTGTGATAGCGAatgtatttctattctattctattaaaaAAAGAGTGATGTATTTTGGTTGGCCTCAAGCCTCAATTATGTATGACAATGTTGATGCCGAAACCTCAACAGCGACAGCAGTCAATGGTTACATGAGTGTGTgaacacaacaacataaaacaacacacaccacctttaaaagcagcctcagtgtaGTCATTTAAACAAACTAATATTATAACaattatttttcaaaaatatGCTCTTATTTTAAAACGCCACATGAGGGTGTggcccaagcggcaacctttggggtcagacttgaagcccatgcagaagtgtcaaaacttgtagttcatgccgcaaccactgggggctggctccaaaagcgagtcatttcccatagactcccatgttaaaatggccgacttacACATGTCCTGCATGATTTTGTGTGTTAGGTTCCTAGTCAGACTTTATTTTTCCTGCATCAGCGACAGACAGGTGAGCACGgatcatttttattcttttagtTGCGTCTAATGCAATCTAACCCTGTCATCTTTGTCCTCTGCAGGATGCTCCACTAAAGCAGAAAACTTTGTTTTTATccatttatgtgtgtttaaaacagTTTTTCTGCATTAGTGGGCTCATGAGATGTTCTTTCCCTGCAGCCCAGCCTCAGTAGGATACTACTCCTTCTCGCCAGCAGTGGGGTCAGGAAGTGGCTCCTAATACAGCATCATCAGAGAAGAGAGGATGTGAGAGGGGAAGGCTATTTAGCCCACATCAGAGGGTGAATATTAAACTGTTCTAAACTCATTTCATACTAAGACAATTAAAGGGACGTGTGATGTCAGTCTGTGAGATGGAGGTTGGTTCCAGGGGTTGGAAATAATAGGTTGCTATGGACAAGATAAGACACATTAAAGGCTTTAATGTGGCGTCAGACATCTTTTTCTGATAAGAAACTTAAGCTGTGATAGCGCCACCTTCCAAGCCATCAGACCCCACTGACAAAAACTCAAATGTTACCCAGCAGGACATGGGAGTTGCAGATTAGCTTTTGTGTAACTCAAAGGTCTTAGCTTAGATCTGAATAAAGGGTCAGACAGAGCTGAACCAACAACTGCTGTGATCTGTGAGGTAAACATTCCCTTTTTGCTAATGGAGTCTGGTCAGTTGTGTTCTGTCCTCtcttataatattattatacgTTTGTTCTTCCACCATTTATCAGCTTCTACCATGGCTACAGCTGGTCCCCTGTCGTTGGTCAACCAGTACAGCGCTCCCAATGAGTTCCTATGAATATCTTCATAAGCTAATTAAGCCGTTCTTCCAGTCTGTGGACTGGTGGTGCAGTTACAGTGGATGTGAAAGCTTCACCTGGCATTGGCTTGGCATTCCTTCTGTCTTCGCCTCCTCGTGCTTACCTAATGGCATAACTTGTTTTCCCTATAATGATAAAAAGACATTGTGATGTAAGAGCAGTTATTTCCTTGTGTTGTGTTCTCAACCAGGAAACAACACAGAGTAGGAATGACCGTAAGACATGCACAGGAATGTATGGTGGTGATATAAAAGTGAGCACAGCGATGCAGCTGGAGACTCGACTCAGGGacgagcagcacacacacagtggagcctTAAAAGCAGCTTCATTTCTACAAGCAGGTGAGAACTTTGACCGTTTATAGCATGCTCTCTGTCAGATGTTAGCTGAGTGATGGAACATTATTATCGTTTCCAGGATGCATCACGCCGTCTTCTTCGCAGCACTTGTGGCCTGTGCCTTTGCTGATTGTAAGTGTGTATAATTCATTCCTCACATCACATGTGAGCTTAATTATCACATCATGCTGCATGTTTTGTCAGGTTTCTCTTGAATTAACCATGTGTTACTGGTGACTTCTCCTCTTTGCAGCCAAACCTCAGTTTTACTCCTTCTCACCTTCTGTGGGATCCGGATACGGCACCTCATACACAATCACAGGAGAGGGCCGAATCACAGGCATCCGCATATGGGAGGCCTACAGCAACTTCATCTATGGGTGAGTGTGTTACTCCCTTATCTCAGTGTGTACCTGAGTTGGTCTCATACCAGGTGTAacattgtttttcctcttccttcAGCATTCAGTTGCGTTACGGTGCAATCTGGTCGCCTGTTGTAGGCTCACAGTCCGGCGAGGTCATTGAGATGCAGCTGTTTGATGACGAGGCCATCGTCCAGATTTCTGGGAAGTACGCCCACTACATTCAGTCGCTGGTGTTTGCCACTAACACCGGCCGCTCCCTGCGTGCAGGCCAGGAAGCCGGCTACTCCTTCAACATGTACGCCACCCACAAAAAAGCTGAGCTGCGCTTCATCAGTGGAAGAGTCCAGGGGGCTCTGACCGCACTGGAGGCCCACTGGGCTGTGCTGGACTAGCAGcaaaccacacagacaccatgATGATTCTTATTAAGAAACTTACTAAGTTTGTTTGATTTAAAACCACAAATGTGATTTATTTGAATGCACTGTAAGAACGGACAGGTGTGTCCgtgtgtgatttattttcatGTAAGATGTCTTGTAAGATTTCTTCTTTCTTGAAAACATCAAGATTGAATAAAAAAACGTTTGCACATCGAATTATCATCATTGAATCTTGATGATGCCAGATAAACCAGACAAGATGACAAGACAGCCACACCTGTCTGTGAGCTGACCGACacgaacacacagacagacgagCTTCCTCATTCTGTCACACATCCTTTAATCACACCacgtccatcacagcagatccAGCAGGACTGCGCTGCACCTGTGCCACCTGTCTTCTCACTTTACTGTCACTGTACTGCAACAGGTCACatgaaacaggaaacacacactgtggattagctgtgtgtgtccgtatattgctgctgtgaaagcaaaggtatttctattctattctattctattctattctatagtataataataaaatcagaTGTATTTTGATCGGCTTCAGGCCTCAATTATGTATGACAATGTTGATGCTGAAACAGCAGTAGTCAATGGTTACATGAGTGtgtgaacacaacacacaccacctttaaaagcagcctcagtgtaGTCATTTAAACAAACTAATATTATAACaattatttttcaaaaatatGTTCGCAGAAACAAACGAGTGTTGTCACGGAAACTCTgttcatagtttttactgtcaatggtgtgtGTGGCAACATAGCTtggcagcgccccctagaatgagatctggCTCCCTGTGATACATATgatacagtcactgcgccacctgctggaaggaggacctgtcttttgtgtatttctatttctatatatacactcaacaaaaatataaacgcaacacttttgtttttgctcccatgtttcatgagatggacttgaagatctaaacttcattccagatacacaatattaccattcctctcaaacattgttcacagatctgtctaaatgtgtgatagtgagcacttctgctttgctgagataatccatcccacctcacaggtgtgccacatcaagatgctgatctgacatcatgattagtgcacaggtgtacctcaaactgcccacaataaaaggccaccctgaaatgtgcagttttgtctcacagcaaaattccacagatgccacaagcattgagggagcgtgcaattggcatgctgacagcaggaatgtcaaccagat
This region of Parambassis ranga chromosome 2, fParRan2.1, whole genome shotgun sequence genomic DNA includes:
- the LOC114451151 gene encoding zymogen granule membrane protein 16-like, with the protein product MQLETRLRDEQHTVEPHFSIIFSIKNSDRMHHAVFFAAFVACAFADSKPQFYSFSPSVGSGYGTSYSITGEGRITGIRIWEAYYNFIYGIQLRYGAIWSPVVGSQSGEVIEMQLFDDEAIVQISGKYAHYIQSLVFVTNTGRSLRAGQEAGYSFNMYATHKKAELRFISGRVQGALTALEAHWAVLD
- the LOC114451161 gene encoding zymogen granule membrane protein 16-like → MHHAVFFAALVACAFADSKPQFYSFSPSVGSGYGTSYTITGEGRITGIRIWEAYSNFIYGIQLRYGAIWSPVVGSQSGEVIEMQLFDDEAIVQISGKYAHYIQSLVFATNTGRSLRAGQEAGYSFNMYATHKKAELRFISGRVQGALTALEAHWAVLD
- the abrab gene encoding actin binding Rho activating protein b, giving the protein MSDMQASQRKPSSNKNIKRLRAISRVCGLTSSWQQWVTENETKQASEPSGWAPPSAGGPTEEHKWSKWVPKKPHPVKPQPTEASETQPDAQTAAQPKTDEPPVVAPIRTKQVVKTVTSGVQEKGAGIGLLTEKMKKDSLPSDEEIDRLLKKKSSPTRRRKCSNMVSSLTKSWKQVENERKTVKEGGGPGEGHKEDTRREETESLDTEDAQTHKTTLTKVAEENEGDSVRIRRPAAPVYKKEAEDANKINAFSKNYSAVGNLKSRWQNWASEHTVNQKLNPFSEYFDYDYSMSLRLQKGQDGYGRPKEGTKTAERAKRAEQHIHREIDDMCYVIRTMVDPDPDGKTRVTFGQLFDRYVRISDKVVGILMRARKHGKVAFEGEMLWQGQDDGVIITLLV